In Lachnospiraceae bacterium, one DNA window encodes the following:
- a CDS encoding type II toxin-antitoxin system RelB/DinJ family antitoxin, with product MKDSTVSARVENNVKIEAEEILQKLGVPVSVVINSLYRQIIYHHGVPFSLTIPSEPRTIDVMTNVELDKKLQHSYAQSLAGEGRSMNEVFDDLERSLK from the coding sequence ATGAAAGATTCAACTGTAAGCGCTCGCGTTGAAAATAATGTAAAGATTGAAGCAGAAGAAATTCTTCAGAAACTGGGAGTTCCAGTCTCTGTTGTGATCAATTCTCTTTACCGTCAGATCATTTATCACCATGGAGTTCCATTTTCATTAACGATTCCTTCAGAACCTCGAACCATTGATGTAATGACTAATGTTGAGCTTGATAAAAAACTTCAACATAGCTATGCACAGTCACTTGCTGGTGAAGGTCGGTCAATGAATGAAGTATTTGATGACCTGGAAAGGAGTCTTAAATAA
- a CDS encoding CoA transferase, whose translation MGKALEGIRVLDFTTMAAGPTAAAMLADYGAEVIKIERPGRGEDGRKFPPMVDGESLTYCWFNRGKKSLAVDMKDPEGLELVKKLIPTAQVILENFRPGTMKKFGLDYESVCKVKPDMVYVSLTTYGQTGRLVSKPGYDIIAQAMSGIMSVTGEADGAPQKSGIPLGDMVGALNMFASTMTALYHWKDTGEGQYVDVSLLRSLLYMNTPLIHCNLGKERMSKRQGNHHPTMCPYGVFHCKDGDIVMAASGKRIWDSLCDLMGRPEWKEDPEYQEVGDRARHQKVLIPLFNEWLTNSFSGQDEALAALDAAGIPCCKVQDEYQAWSNKDFRENGWISEAPTMPDMKMKTFYTRTGNCSMSKTSPEFKRAPLLGEQNVELFKELGYSEEKIKELEERWPHQNL comes from the coding sequence ATGGGAAAAGCACTGGAAGGAATCCGCGTTCTGGATTTTACAACAATGGCAGCAGGACCTACTGCAGCAGCAATGTTAGCTGATTACGGCGCAGAAGTTATTAAAATTGAACGTCCGGGAAGAGGAGAAGACGGCAGAAAATTTCCGCCTATGGTAGACGGTGAAAGCCTTACATACTGCTGGTTCAACCGTGGAAAGAAATCACTGGCAGTGGATATGAAGGATCCGGAGGGACTGGAGCTGGTAAAGAAACTGATCCCTACTGCACAGGTGATCTTAGAGAATTTCCGTCCCGGAACCATGAAGAAATTTGGTCTGGATTATGAAAGTGTATGCAAGGTCAAACCGGATATGGTATATGTTTCCCTTACCACTTATGGACAGACAGGACGACTTGTTTCCAAGCCTGGATATGATATTATTGCGCAGGCAATGTCCGGTATCATGAGTGTTACAGGTGAAGCAGACGGGGCACCCCAGAAAAGCGGCATCCCATTGGGAGATATGGTTGGTGCTTTAAATATGTTTGCAAGCACCATGACTGCTTTATATCATTGGAAAGATACAGGAGAAGGCCAGTATGTAGATGTATCCTTACTTCGTTCCCTGTTATATATGAACACCCCTCTGATCCATTGTAATCTGGGCAAAGAGCGCATGAGCAAACGTCAGGGAAATCATCATCCTACTATGTGTCCATATGGCGTATTCCACTGCAAGGACGGTGATATCGTTATGGCAGCTTCCGGAAAGCGTATCTGGGACAGCTTATGTGACCTGATGGGAAGACCTGAGTGGAAGGAAGACCCTGAATATCAGGAGGTTGGTGACAGAGCACGTCATCAGAAGGTTCTGATCCCATTATTTAACGAATGGCTGACTAACAGTTTCTCTGGACAGGACGAGGCACTTGCAGCTTTAGATGCTGCCGGTATCCCATGCTGTAAGGTTCAGGATGAGTATCAGGCATGGTCCAACAAAGATTTCCGTGAAAATGGCTGGATTTCAGAAGCACCTACTATGCCGGATATGAAAATGAAGACCTTCTATACAAGAACCGGTAACTGCAGCATGTCAAAGACATCACCTGAGTTTAAGAGAGCACCATTACTGGGTGAGCAGAATGTGGAGTTGTTTAAGGAATTAGGCTACAGCGAAGAAAAAATCAAAGAACTGGAAGAGCGCTGGCCGCACCAGAATTTATAG
- a CDS encoding CoA transferase yields MEQYKPLKGVKVVELSLMVASASCGRMMADWGADVIKLENTKGGDNFRKWPLSIGAPADDDFDPIFDNLNANKRAVSIDTRTKEGQEIVYRLLEDADVFLTNLRTEALSKQGLDYDTLKGKFPKLVMCQLDGYGPKGEEAGRPGYDNTAFWARGGFMYSQAVYGDSNDTYPVYMPMGFGDTTCALGMMAATVSAVLSARQTGKGDRVSLSLYGTAAWLANILVSGSQYGFKMPKRRENSSPFGAPFKCSDGRWFMPQVVVFNRDTPLFYHLLGADDMIDDPRYATRAQFNDVNICRPVIERFEKIFATKTAKEWYDMFSAEGLCCEILARYEDVLTDPQAIANDFVYKMKYDNGQEATLVRTCLRSERMGTPEFNRGPMLGEHTVSILKEAGYSDEEIEKYLSEGIIRQHD; encoded by the coding sequence ATGGAACAATATAAACCATTAAAAGGCGTCAAAGTGGTGGAATTATCTCTTATGGTAGCTTCTGCCAGCTGCGGACGTATGATGGCTGACTGGGGTGCAGACGTTATCAAGCTGGAAAACACAAAAGGCGGTGACAATTTCCGTAAATGGCCGCTGTCCATCGGTGCTCCTGCAGATGATGATTTCGACCCGATCTTTGACAACTTAAACGCCAACAAGCGTGCTGTCAGCATTGACACCAGGACCAAAGAGGGCCAGGAGATCGTATACCGCCTGTTAGAAGATGCCGATGTATTCTTAACCAATTTAAGAACAGAAGCACTGAGCAAACAGGGCCTTGATTACGACACTTTAAAAGGAAAATTTCCTAAACTGGTCATGTGCCAGTTAGACGGCTATGGTCCAAAGGGCGAAGAAGCCGGAAGACCTGGTTATGACAACACTGCATTCTGGGCAAGAGGCGGCTTCATGTACAGCCAGGCTGTATATGGAGACAGCAATGATACCTATCCTGTTTATATGCCTATGGGCTTTGGTGATACCACCTGTGCTCTTGGTATGATGGCTGCCACAGTTTCCGCTGTTTTAAGTGCAAGACAGACAGGAAAAGGCGACCGTGTTTCCTTAAGCCTTTACGGAACTGCAGCATGGCTGGCAAACATCCTTGTTTCCGGTTCCCAGTATGGTTTTAAAATGCCAAAACGCAGAGAAAATTCCAGTCCCTTTGGTGCTCCTTTCAAATGCAGCGACGGACGCTGGTTCATGCCTCAGGTTGTTGTATTTAACAGGGATACTCCCCTTTTCTATCACCTTCTTGGTGCAGACGATATGATAGATGATCCCCGTTATGCTACCAGGGCACAGTTTAATGATGTAAATATCTGCCGTCCTGTTATCGAGCGTTTTGAGAAGATCTTCGCTACAAAAACTGCCAAAGAATGGTATGACATGTTCAGCGCAGAAGGCCTCTGCTGTGAGATCTTAGCCCGTTACGAAGATGTCCTTACGGATCCACAGGCAATTGCAAATGATTTCGTCTACAAGATGAAATACGACAATGGCCAGGAAGCAACTCTGGTACGCACCTGCCTGCGCAGCGAACGCATGGGAACCCCGGAATTTAACCGCGGACCGATGCTTGGTGAACACACTGTATCTATCCTGAAAGAAGCCGGATATTCTGATGAAGAAATTGAGAAATATCTGTCTGAAGGGATCATCCGTCAGCATGACTGA
- a CDS encoding flavin reductase family protein: protein MHYSPQNEQCPMALNPFKACVAPRPIGWISTVSRDGIHNLAPFSQFQNLSYDPPMVMIAINQGGDEPDHVHRKDTVNNIEATGCFVYNAVPYDLKEQMNITASGFAPEEDEFEKAGLHKADSIRVAAKRVAESPIQFECEYMQTIRIPGTMAGGKGTVDLIIGKVVEIHVADDIILPNGKLDYKKLRLLGRAGYWDYGVMEDTFAMKVPGVSAARMAAMEGRKPNEADLEKDRRENSL from the coding sequence ATGCATTATTCACCACAAAACGAACAATGCCCTATGGCATTAAATCCATTTAAGGCATGTGTAGCTCCAAGACCGATTGGCTGGATCTCCACTGTAAGCAGGGACGGGATCCACAACCTGGCACCATTCAGCCAGTTCCAGAATCTTTCCTATGACCCGCCTATGGTTATGATCGCTATTAACCAGGGGGGAGACGAGCCGGATCATGTACACCGTAAGGATACTGTAAACAATATTGAAGCTACAGGCTGTTTTGTATACAATGCAGTACCCTATGATCTGAAGGAGCAGATGAATATTACAGCCAGCGGTTTTGCGCCGGAAGAGGATGAATTTGAAAAAGCGGGACTGCATAAGGCAGATTCCATAAGGGTAGCAGCCAAGCGCGTGGCAGAATCTCCGATCCAGTTTGAGTGTGAATACATGCAGACCATCCGTATTCCTGGTACTATGGCAGGAGGAAAAGGTACTGTGGATCTGATCATTGGAAAAGTAGTAGAGATCCATGTGGCAGATGATATCATCCTTCCAAACGGAAAACTGGATTATAAAAAGCTGCGTCTTCTTGGCAGAGCAGGATACTGGGATTATGGGGTAATGGAAGATACCTTTGCAATGAAGGTTCCAGGCGTCAGTGCAGCCCGAATGGCAGCCATGGAAGGCAGAAAGCCCAATGAGGCTGATCTTGAAAAAGACAGAAGGGAAAACAGCTTATGA
- a CDS encoding acyl-CoA dehydrogenase family protein produces MLDTAAAGLVLTGEDKEIVDMVHDFVLKEVRPKAAEHDISGELDWDAYNKAFEMGLVCADLPAEYGGQGLSNVSAAWIREELMYGDAGFGLTCGTNNLGIKPVLIAGTEEQKKWCVEILTSDKPGRDPRWPKKRSGFAAFALTEPEAGSDAGACKTTADKILDEDGNVKEYVLNGRKCFITNACYADFMCVVASIDRSLGYKGLTMFLVDAHLPGISIGKHEDKMGIRQSATCDVLFEDVHIPASALIGKEGEGFKIAMKTLEQGRAGVGSGCVGIMKAAMEVCVKYAQERTTMGKPIYKNQAISSKIADMEIAIETSRAIGMKVAALLDAGDPLAATLGPIAKCYCSDALNRVTTEAVQILGGYGYMRDYPVEKLMRDAKIFQIFEGTNEIQRVVISGNVIRKNKIK; encoded by the coding sequence ATGCTGGATACAGCGGCAGCAGGATTGGTATTAACAGGTGAGGATAAGGAAATCGTGGATATGGTCCATGACTTCGTTTTAAAGGAGGTTCGTCCAAAGGCAGCAGAGCACGATATTTCCGGCGAACTGGACTGGGATGCTTACAACAAGGCATTTGAAATGGGACTTGTATGTGCAGACCTGCCGGCAGAGTACGGCGGCCAGGGACTGAGCAATGTATCTGCAGCATGGATCCGTGAGGAGCTGATGTATGGTGATGCAGGTTTTGGATTAACATGTGGAACCAATAATCTGGGCATCAAGCCAGTTCTGATCGCAGGAACTGAAGAGCAGAAGAAATGGTGTGTAGAAATTTTAACAAGCGATAAGCCAGGAAGAGATCCACGCTGGCCAAAGAAACGCAGCGGATTTGCAGCTTTTGCCCTGACTGAGCCGGAAGCAGGATCAGATGCAGGCGCATGCAAGACTACAGCTGATAAGATCTTAGATGAAGATGGAAATGTAAAAGAGTATGTTTTGAACGGACGTAAGTGCTTTATCACCAACGCATGCTATGCAGACTTTATGTGTGTAGTTGCTTCTATTGACAGAAGTCTTGGATATAAGGGACTGACCATGTTCTTAGTAGATGCACATCTGCCAGGCATCAGCATTGGCAAGCATGAGGATAAGATGGGTATCCGTCAGTCTGCTACCTGTGATGTATTATTTGAAGATGTACATATCCCTGCATCTGCACTGATCGGCAAAGAGGGCGAAGGCTTTAAAATTGCCATGAAGACTCTGGAGCAGGGCCGTGCAGGCGTAGGAAGCGGCTGTGTAGGCATTATGAAGGCAGCTATGGAAGTATGCGTAAAATATGCCCAGGAACGTACTACCATGGGCAAACCGATCTACAAGAACCAGGCTATTTCCTCCAAGATCGCAGATATGGAGATCGCTATTGAGACCAGCCGTGCAATCGGCATGAAGGTAGCAGCACTGTTAGATGCAGGTGATCCTTTAGCAGCAACTTTAGGCCCGATCGCTAAGTGCTACTGTTCAGATGCATTAAACCGTGTTACTACAGAAGCAGTTCAGATCTTAGGCGGATACGGATATATGCGTGATTACCCGGTTGAGAAGCTGATGCGTGATGCGAAGATCTTCCAGATCTTTGAGGGAACCAATGAGATCCAGAGAGTAGTTATCAGCGGCAATGTGATCCGTAAGAACAAAATTAAATAA
- a CDS encoding nitronate monooxygenase encodes MKTRMTELLGIQYPIMQGGMQHLGVPELAAAVSEAGGLGTINVTIYPDPEDLRKAIKEVKAKTDKPFAVNISLIPSLHPGQELFDQVKVILEEGVTAVETAGASPQELADVLNAHKDQVKWIHKAACVKHAKKAESMGADLITMAGFEVAGHPHTDGVGTMVLANRTAREVKVPVLAAGGIADGRGLLAALSLGCEGVVMGTRFVASRECWISENHKNWIVNANENQTVLCQKSIKNMVRVANNEAARKCLELEAKGATLQELMPVISGKLGKAAYADGNVDGGMFAIGPAVGLIHDVESCKEIIDSIMAEAEDGLKRLNSLGL; translated from the coding sequence ATGAAAACAAGAATGACAGAACTTTTAGGGATCCAATATCCGATCATGCAGGGGGGAATGCAGCATCTGGGAGTTCCTGAACTGGCAGCTGCCGTATCAGAGGCAGGCGGTCTTGGAACCATCAATGTAACTATTTATCCGGATCCGGAAGATTTAAGAAAGGCCATTAAAGAAGTAAAGGCAAAAACAGATAAACCATTTGCAGTAAATATTTCCCTAATCCCAAGTCTCCATCCGGGACAGGAGCTTTTTGACCAGGTTAAGGTGATCCTGGAAGAAGGAGTAACAGCAGTAGAAACAGCTGGTGCGAGCCCTCAGGAGCTGGCAGATGTATTAAATGCCCATAAGGATCAGGTGAAATGGATCCATAAAGCAGCCTGTGTAAAGCATGCAAAGAAAGCAGAGAGCATGGGTGCAGACCTTATCACCATGGCTGGCTTTGAGGTAGCAGGACATCCTCATACAGATGGTGTGGGAACTATGGTACTGGCAAACCGCACAGCAAGAGAAGTAAAGGTTCCTGTACTGGCAGCAGGCGGTATTGCAGATGGCAGAGGCTTACTGGCAGCATTAAGCCTTGGATGCGAAGGCGTTGTAATGGGAACACGTTTTGTAGCAAGCAGGGAATGCTGGATCTCTGAAAATCATAAAAACTGGATCGTAAATGCAAATGAGAACCAGACTGTTCTTTGTCAGAAATCTATTAAGAACATGGTCCGCGTTGCAAATAATGAAGCAGCAAGAAAGTGTCTGGAGTTAGAGGCAAAGGGAGCTACCTTACAGGAACTGATGCCTGTTATATCAGGAAAACTTGGCAAAGCCGCTTATGCGGATGGAAATGTAGATGGCGGTATGTTCGCCATTGGACCGGCTGTTGGCCTGATCCATGACGTAGAAAGCTGCAAGGAGATCATTGACTCCATTATGGCAGAGGCAGAAGATGGTTTAAAACGTTTAAACAGCCTTGGTTTATAA
- a CDS encoding CoA transferase yields the protein MSVHKPLEGIKVVELASFVAAPAAGRMLAEMGADVIRVESTAGDPWRFYGVNCGLPVADEENPLFDLYNLGKRDIQLDTKTPEGKEILLRLLGEADVFITNNRLKSLVRAGLDYDSLKDRFPKLIYGLVTGYGQTGPDVDAPGYDGVAFFSRSGMLADMAEPGGYPASAPGCVGDGATGAALFGGICAALLNRERTGMGDFVETSLFGNAVWLCGTMSAFEQYGYHYPKKRSEMGALYTFYKCKDGEWLHLAVTQHDRYWKPLAEALNVPELAEDERFKNAALISRNRAQLIPLLEQAFSQFDYDEIAARLRERDIVFDRMRHYRELAADPQAVANGFVKEHIYENGHSFMMAMLPVHMRNMDETGTGRGPQMGEHTDEILKQYGYSEEAILRLKEAKAVKQHP from the coding sequence ATGAGCGTACATAAACCCTTAGAAGGGATCAAAGTAGTTGAGCTGGCCAGTTTTGTGGCTGCGCCTGCAGCAGGGAGAATGCTGGCAGAAATGGGAGCGGATGTGATCCGCGTGGAAAGCACTGCAGGTGATCCATGGCGTTTTTACGGCGTAAACTGCGGGCTTCCTGTTGCAGATGAGGAAAATCCTCTTTTCGACCTTTATAATCTGGGAAAAAGAGATATTCAGTTAGATACCAAGACACCGGAAGGTAAGGAGATCCTGCTGCGTCTTCTTGGTGAGGCGGATGTATTTATTACGAATAACCGTTTAAAATCCCTGGTAAGAGCTGGCCTGGATTATGATTCTTTAAAGGATCGTTTTCCAAAGCTGATCTACGGCCTGGTAACAGGATATGGACAGACCGGGCCGGATGTAGATGCACCGGGATATGACGGCGTTGCTTTCTTTTCAAGATCCGGCATGCTGGCAGATATGGCAGAACCTGGGGGTTATCCTGCAAGCGCACCGGGCTGCGTAGGAGATGGAGCTACAGGAGCTGCTTTGTTTGGCGGTATCTGTGCTGCTCTTTTAAATAGAGAACGTACCGGAATGGGCGATTTTGTAGAGACATCCCTTTTTGGCAATGCAGTGTGGCTTTGCGGTACTATGTCAGCCTTTGAACAGTACGGATATCATTATCCGAAAAAGAGATCTGAAATGGGAGCTCTGTACACTTTTTATAAATGTAAAGACGGAGAATGGCTCCATCTGGCTGTTACCCAGCATGACCGGTACTGGAAGCCGCTGGCAGAGGCGCTGAATGTGCCGGAGCTGGCAGAGGACGAGCGGTTTAAAAATGCGGCCCTGATCTCCAGAAACAGAGCCCAGCTGATCCCGCTTCTGGAACAAGCTTTTAGTCAGTTTGACTATGATGAGATCGCTGCCAGATTAAGAGAAAGAGATATCGTCTTTGACCGTATGCGTCATTACAGGGAGCTGGCAGCAGATCCTCAGGCTGTGGCAAACGGCTTTGTAAAGGAACATATTTATGAAAATGGGCATTCTTTTATGATGGCCATGCTGCCGGTACATATGAGAAATATGGATGAAACAGGCACTGGACGGGGGCCGCAGATGGGAGAACATACAGATGAGATCTTAAAACAGTATGGTTACTCAGAAGAAGCGATCCTCCGTTTAAAAGAAGCAAAAGCTGTAAAACAGCATCCGTGA
- a CDS encoding helix-turn-helix domain-containing protein: MKLAQCIILDLLKDYDPVPLLPETCNFHFSGVQLLDQDNPTDDPSILYIGTTTQISSFNTEKLKDFCIICIGKKEDVSSYIKNYQANLILIPENHSLASIVNTLYTGFHRILNWDGELQNAILRKQNYQSLFSIGGRFFGKNAMIMVNSSYNVIGTNLLESPTHEKLDFILKNGYYSKELTDGLAQMGYMAKGFQYKTPTILNPPNYMNCPIMVLSMHADNGIFLGFITIYFIDSQPTATQFELFAHFAKLIRCYYLKNSEENASTPTPLETFMSDLINHTQEDEAFMQDRARTLRLPLDASYRLCVIKWDKFILPQADYVRNRLRSCLKFPLFRVVLYQESILLLLQGNIPSLKVMEEITDSMGEFSEVLKICHGYAGFSTASFPLMKLNIAYQQALTAVRYGTMLNPDKGIYFYSHYYIYEMLDEYKKRYALEDMYIQKLKELKNPSEEHYDNLSLLRNYLLTERSISSTAKIMHMHRNSVIYRLGKIQEILGFDLNDPDVRLRVLISFKILELIDGHIEPLPCIDGQQGSDSFNFYE; encoded by the coding sequence ATGAAGCTGGCTCAGTGTATTATTCTTGATCTTTTAAAAGACTATGATCCTGTACCCCTTCTTCCTGAAACATGTAATTTCCATTTTTCCGGTGTACAGCTTTTAGATCAGGATAATCCTACCGACGATCCATCCATCCTTTACATAGGAACAACTACCCAGATTTCTTCCTTTAATACAGAAAAATTAAAAGACTTCTGCATCATCTGTATTGGAAAAAAAGAAGACGTTTCTTCTTATATAAAAAACTATCAGGCAAATCTGATCCTGATCCCTGAAAACCATTCTCTTGCTTCCATAGTCAACACTCTTTACACCGGCTTTCACCGCATTTTAAACTGGGATGGCGAACTGCAGAATGCTATCCTCCGCAAACAGAATTACCAGTCCCTTTTCTCCATTGGCGGCCGTTTCTTTGGAAAAAATGCCATGATCATGGTCAATTCTTCCTACAATGTCATCGGCACTAACCTGTTAGAATCCCCCACCCACGAGAAGCTGGACTTTATCCTGAAAAATGGCTATTACTCTAAAGAGCTTACAGATGGTCTTGCCCAGATGGGTTATATGGCAAAAGGCTTCCAGTACAAGACTCCTACCATATTAAACCCGCCAAACTATATGAACTGCCCGATCATGGTCCTTTCCATGCATGCAGATAACGGCATTTTCCTTGGTTTTATCACTATCTACTTTATTGACAGCCAACCAACTGCCACCCAGTTTGAGCTTTTCGCCCATTTTGCCAAGCTGATCCGGTGCTATTATCTGAAAAACAGTGAAGAAAATGCTTCTACTCCAACACCTTTGGAAACCTTTATGAGTGACCTGATCAACCACACACAGGAAGACGAGGCATTTATGCAGGACAGAGCACGCACACTGCGCCTTCCATTAGATGCTTCCTACCGCCTCTGTGTGATCAAATGGGATAAATTCATCCTTCCCCAGGCTGATTATGTAAGAAACCGTTTAAGAAGCTGCTTAAAATTCCCACTGTTCCGGGTAGTCCTTTACCAGGAATCCATCCTTTTGCTGCTTCAGGGAAATATCCCCAGCTTAAAGGTCATGGAAGAAATTACTGACTCCATGGGAGAATTCAGTGAGGTATTAAAGATCTGCCACGGATATGCAGGCTTCTCCACTGCCAGCTTTCCTCTTATGAAGTTAAATATCGCTTATCAGCAGGCTCTTACTGCAGTCCGCTATGGCACCATGTTAAACCCAGATAAGGGCATTTACTTCTATTCCCATTATTATATTTATGAAATGCTGGATGAATATAAGAAACGTTATGCATTAGAGGATATGTATATCCAGAAACTGAAGGAACTGAAAAATCCTTCTGAAGAACATTATGACAATCTTTCCCTTTTACGCAACTACCTGCTTACTGAACGCAGCATCTCTTCTACTGCAAAGATCATGCACATGCACAGAAACAGTGTGATCTACCGTCTGGGAAAGATCCAGGAAATACTGGGATTTGACTTAAATGATCCAGATGTAAGGCTTCGCGTTCTGATCTCTTTTAAGATCTTAGAACTGATAGATGGCCATATAGAGCCACTGCCCTGCATCGATGGTCAGCAGGGCAGTGATTCCTTTAATTTTTATGAATGA
- a CDS encoding MaoC/PaaZ C-terminal domain-containing protein has product MLDESAVGLSVEQDFSYTWRDLILYNLSVGAKQEELEYVYERDLKAVPTFGVIPCTATFGTEPYSEQPLMPTKKIEGLRSDGTLHMDHKLVIHKPIPKEGKLHLEKVISAVYDRGEGKGAKINVDIIAKDGAGEPVFTNTMGYLNRWAGGFGGPKVPHSSVVIPEREADYQIKDAYPENVPLLYRLTGDTYPLHADPAFAKKAGFDRPIVHGLCSLGYACRMMIGALFPGEPERMVSIENQFRAVALPGDHFTLCVWKTGENEALFRMVKDSDGKAILDYGRMTWK; this is encoded by the coding sequence ATGTTAGATGAGTCTGCAGTTGGTTTATCCGTAGAACAGGATTTTTCCTATACCTGGAGAGATCTGATCCTTTATAATTTAAGTGTTGGGGCAAAGCAGGAAGAGCTGGAATATGTTTATGAAAGGGACTTAAAGGCAGTCCCCACCTTTGGTGTGATCCCATGTACAGCTACCTTTGGAACAGAGCCATATTCAGAGCAGCCGTTAATGCCTACAAAGAAGATCGAGGGACTGCGTTCTGACGGTACTTTACATATGGATCATAAGCTGGTGATCCACAAGCCTATCCCAAAAGAAGGAAAACTTCATCTGGAAAAGGTGATCAGTGCTGTATATGACCGGGGAGAAGGAAAAGGAGCTAAGATCAACGTAGATATTATTGCAAAAGATGGAGCTGGAGAGCCGGTATTTACCAATACCATGGGCTATTTAAACCGCTGGGCCGGTGGTTTTGGCGGGCCGAAGGTACCTCACAGCAGTGTAGTGATCCCGGAAAGAGAAGCAGATTATCAGATCAAGGATGCATATCCGGAGAATGTGCCATTATTGTATCGTCTGACAGGTGATACTTATCCTCTCCATGCGGATCCTGCATTTGCGAAAAAGGCTGGTTTTGACCGTCCTATTGTTCATGGACTTTGCAGTTTAGGCTATGCCTGCCGTATGATGATCGGTGCATTATTTCCAGGAGAGCCGGAGCGCATGGTATCCATTGAGAACCAGTTCCGAGCAGTAGCACTGCCGGGAGATCATTTTACCCTTTGTGTATGGAAAACAGGGGAAAATGAAGCATTGTTCCGTATGGTAAAAGACAGTGATGGAAAAGCAATCCTAGATTATGGACGGATGACCTGGAAATAA
- a CDS encoding type II toxin-antitoxin system RelE/ParE family toxin encodes MDSYEIIITPDAESDLIEIRDYIAYTLLVPEVALNYIRAIRSAIQKLTYMASSITPIKREPWHSRGVRKISAKNFYIYYRADDSSGKVYILNVIYAKRDQLKALKRMRLND; translated from the coding sequence GTGGACTCCTATGAAATTATTATTACGCCAGATGCAGAATCTGACCTTATTGAAATCAGGGATTACATTGCATATACGTTGTTAGTCCCGGAAGTAGCGCTAAATTACATTCGTGCAATTCGCAGCGCAATACAAAAGTTGACGTATATGGCTTCAAGCATTACTCCCATAAAACGTGAGCCTTGGCATTCAAGAGGTGTGAGAAAAATTAGCGCCAAAAATTTTTATATCTATTACAGAGCAGACGATTCCTCTGGTAAGGTGTATATTTTGAATGTGATTTATGCAAAACGTGATCAGCTCAAAGCATTGAAAAGAATGCGTCTAAATGATTAA